The proteins below are encoded in one region of Tachypleus tridentatus isolate NWPU-2018 chromosome 4, ASM421037v1, whole genome shotgun sequence:
- the LOC143248427 gene encoding uncharacterized protein LOC143248427 isoform X3: MAHPPLKTSDVTLEDWIDTVIASRKRKGVKLDFKVLDVLEESLKILQSRKEELHQLWLNADILPGPVDANTRPVNASSFLYLCNRYFPTATLSVGWTTQFKPNGTYLWKHVHQMAELLRCTRINQPVTFPVRAAFVGFSVHKLQWLVNVVQHSTLTVWSSSLDVVDVKDLLKLRSLLPKSKVFYDLPEPLNSSFQSKKDSIKEIQKLPTFEESSWLIVRFNMNESNCRSDPFVSPRTVLFTGGDMFSYITKKTFEVDSYTSLEIGCKVGYFITSESANARSHELEPPNLKFLLPGSFSVVADEYIQETLLSASVFSKEFNRSDSEELCYFVSIFVKTGVQIKTWKVSCESDYISILSSSKQPITTYETSFNVSQPIGIGFMFEGKGSDGVVVYDVEIKGKQAGVNYAVYVQPEFVVFLITLLCTVAQKF, encoded by the exons ATGGCTCATCCTCCCTTGAAAACATCGGACGTTACCCTGGAAGATTGGATTGACACTGTCATAGCAAGTAGAAAGAGAAAGGGCGTGAAACTTGATTTTAAAGTACTCGATGTTTTGGAAGAATCATTAAAAATTTTGCAATCTCGTAAAGAGGAG CTTCATCAACTCTGGTTGAATGCTGATATTCTTCCCGGTCCAGTTGATGCCAACACACGTCCTGTTAATGCCAGTTCATTTCTGTATTTGTGCAACCGTTACTTTCCCACAGCTACGCTCTCTGTAGGGTGGACAACACAATTCAAACCTAACGGCACTTACCTTTGGAAACACGTCCACCAGATGGCAGAATTGTTAAGATGCACGAGAATTAATCAGCCGGTTACATTTCCGGTCCGTGCTGCATTTGTTGGGTTCTCTGTACACAAACTACAATGGCTTGTTAACGTTGTCCAACATTCGACACTGACAGTATGGAGTTCCTCTTTGGATGTTGTAGATGTAAAAGATCTACTGAAACTGCGAAGTTTACTCCCGAAATCAAAAGTCTTTTACGACTTGCCTGAACCTTTGAACTCTTCCTTTCAATCCAAAAAAGACTcgataaaagaaattcaaaaactgCCCACATTTGAGGAATCAAGTTGGTTAATTGTACGATTCAATATGAATGAATCTAACTGTAGATCAGACCCATTCGTTAGCCCACGTACTGTTTTGTTCACTGGAGGCGACATGTTTTCGTATATCACAAAGAAAACTTTTGAAGTTGATTCCTACACGTCGCTAGAGATTGGCTGTAAAgttggttattttataacatctGAATCAGCTAATGCAAGAAGTCACGAACTCGAACCTCCCAATCTGAAGTTTTTACTGCCCGGATCTTTTTCTGTAGTAGCGGATGAATATATACAAGAAACTTTACTTTCTGCTTCAGTGTTCAGTAAAGAATTTAACAGATCAGATTCAGAAGAATTATGTTATTTCGTGTCAATATTCGTAAAAACTGGAGTTCAAATAAAGACGTGGAAAGTGTCTTGTGAATCCGACTATATCTCTATTTTATCTTCATCTAAACAGCCAATCACGACTTATGAAACTTCCTTTAATGTTTCCCAACCAATAGGAATAGGTTTTATGTTTGAAGGAAAAGGTTCTGATGGTGTAGTTGTATATGATGTAGAAATCAAAGGGAAACAAGCTGGAGTTAACTATGCTGTTTATGTTCAACCAGAGTTTGTTGTGTTTCTGATAACCTTGTTATGTACTGTGGCACAAAAGTTTTGA
- the LOC143248427 gene encoding menorin-like isoform X1, with the protein MFISSAILILLLSFEGQTEALSKSVEPDASDVTWAHAVNSRRELERHLASDVVFLEADVLLGHVRGKESGPAVPIMAHPPLKTSDVTLEDWIDTVIASRKRKGVKLDFKVLDVLEESLKILQSRKEELHQLWLNADILPGPVDANTRPVNASSFLYLCNRYFPTATLSVGWTTQFKPNGTYLWKHVHQMAELLRCTRINQPVTFPVRAAFVGFSVHKLQWLVNVVQHSTLTVWSSSLDVVDVKDLLKLRSLLPKSKVFYDLPEPLNSSFQSKKDSIKEIQKLPTFEESSWLIVRFNMNESNCRSDPFVSPRTVLFTGGDMFSYITKKTFEVDSYTSLEIGCKVGYFITSESANARSHELEPPNLKFLLPGSFSVVADEYIQETLLSASVFSKEFNRSDSEELCYFVSIFVKTGVQIKTWKVSCESDYISILSSSKQPITTYETSFNVSQPIGIGFMFEGKGSDGVVVYDVEIKGKQAGVNYAVYVQPEFVVFLITLLCTVAQKF; encoded by the exons ATGTTTATCTCCTCCGCAATTCTAATACTGTTACTGAGCTTTGAAGGACAAACGGAGGCATTATCAAAATCAGTAGAACCCGATGCCAGTGACGTCACTTGGGCACATGCAGTAAACAGCCGCAGAGAACTGGAAAGACATCTCGCAA GTGATGTTGTATTTTTGGAAGCCGATGTTTTGTTAGGTCACGTAAGAGGCAAAGAATCAGGTCCGGCTGTTCCTATTATGGCTCATCCTCCCTTGAAAACATCGGACGTTACCCTGGAAGATTGGATTGACACTGTCATAGCAAGTAGAAAGAGAAAGGGCGTGAAACTTGATTTTAAAGTACTCGATGTTTTGGAAGAATCATTAAAAATTTTGCAATCTCGTAAAGAGGAG CTTCATCAACTCTGGTTGAATGCTGATATTCTTCCCGGTCCAGTTGATGCCAACACACGTCCTGTTAATGCCAGTTCATTTCTGTATTTGTGCAACCGTTACTTTCCCACAGCTACGCTCTCTGTAGGGTGGACAACACAATTCAAACCTAACGGCACTTACCTTTGGAAACACGTCCACCAGATGGCAGAATTGTTAAGATGCACGAGAATTAATCAGCCGGTTACATTTCCGGTCCGTGCTGCATTTGTTGGGTTCTCTGTACACAAACTACAATGGCTTGTTAACGTTGTCCAACATTCGACACTGACAGTATGGAGTTCCTCTTTGGATGTTGTAGATGTAAAAGATCTACTGAAACTGCGAAGTTTACTCCCGAAATCAAAAGTCTTTTACGACTTGCCTGAACCTTTGAACTCTTCCTTTCAATCCAAAAAAGACTcgataaaagaaattcaaaaactgCCCACATTTGAGGAATCAAGTTGGTTAATTGTACGATTCAATATGAATGAATCTAACTGTAGATCAGACCCATTCGTTAGCCCACGTACTGTTTTGTTCACTGGAGGCGACATGTTTTCGTATATCACAAAGAAAACTTTTGAAGTTGATTCCTACACGTCGCTAGAGATTGGCTGTAAAgttggttattttataacatctGAATCAGCTAATGCAAGAAGTCACGAACTCGAACCTCCCAATCTGAAGTTTTTACTGCCCGGATCTTTTTCTGTAGTAGCGGATGAATATATACAAGAAACTTTACTTTCTGCTTCAGTGTTCAGTAAAGAATTTAACAGATCAGATTCAGAAGAATTATGTTATTTCGTGTCAATATTCGTAAAAACTGGAGTTCAAATAAAGACGTGGAAAGTGTCTTGTGAATCCGACTATATCTCTATTTTATCTTCATCTAAACAGCCAATCACGACTTATGAAACTTCCTTTAATGTTTCCCAACCAATAGGAATAGGTTTTATGTTTGAAGGAAAAGGTTCTGATGGTGTAGTTGTATATGATGTAGAAATCAAAGGGAAACAAGCTGGAGTTAACTATGCTGTTTATGTTCAACCAGAGTTTGTTGTGTTTCTGATAACCTTGTTATGTACTGTGGCACAAAAGTTTTGA
- the LOC143248427 gene encoding menorin-like isoform X2: protein MPGDVVFLEADVLLGHVRGKESGPAVPIMAHPPLKTSDVTLEDWIDTVIASRKRKGVKLDFKVLDVLEESLKILQSRKEELHQLWLNADILPGPVDANTRPVNASSFLYLCNRYFPTATLSVGWTTQFKPNGTYLWKHVHQMAELLRCTRINQPVTFPVRAAFVGFSVHKLQWLVNVVQHSTLTVWSSSLDVVDVKDLLKLRSLLPKSKVFYDLPEPLNSSFQSKKDSIKEIQKLPTFEESSWLIVRFNMNESNCRSDPFVSPRTVLFTGGDMFSYITKKTFEVDSYTSLEIGCKVGYFITSESANARSHELEPPNLKFLLPGSFSVVADEYIQETLLSASVFSKEFNRSDSEELCYFVSIFVKTGVQIKTWKVSCESDYISILSSSKQPITTYETSFNVSQPIGIGFMFEGKGSDGVVVYDVEIKGKQAGVNYAVYVQPEFVVFLITLLCTVAQKF, encoded by the exons atgccag GTGATGTTGTATTTTTGGAAGCCGATGTTTTGTTAGGTCACGTAAGAGGCAAAGAATCAGGTCCGGCTGTTCCTATTATGGCTCATCCTCCCTTGAAAACATCGGACGTTACCCTGGAAGATTGGATTGACACTGTCATAGCAAGTAGAAAGAGAAAGGGCGTGAAACTTGATTTTAAAGTACTCGATGTTTTGGAAGAATCATTAAAAATTTTGCAATCTCGTAAAGAGGAG CTTCATCAACTCTGGTTGAATGCTGATATTCTTCCCGGTCCAGTTGATGCCAACACACGTCCTGTTAATGCCAGTTCATTTCTGTATTTGTGCAACCGTTACTTTCCCACAGCTACGCTCTCTGTAGGGTGGACAACACAATTCAAACCTAACGGCACTTACCTTTGGAAACACGTCCACCAGATGGCAGAATTGTTAAGATGCACGAGAATTAATCAGCCGGTTACATTTCCGGTCCGTGCTGCATTTGTTGGGTTCTCTGTACACAAACTACAATGGCTTGTTAACGTTGTCCAACATTCGACACTGACAGTATGGAGTTCCTCTTTGGATGTTGTAGATGTAAAAGATCTACTGAAACTGCGAAGTTTACTCCCGAAATCAAAAGTCTTTTACGACTTGCCTGAACCTTTGAACTCTTCCTTTCAATCCAAAAAAGACTcgataaaagaaattcaaaaactgCCCACATTTGAGGAATCAAGTTGGTTAATTGTACGATTCAATATGAATGAATCTAACTGTAGATCAGACCCATTCGTTAGCCCACGTACTGTTTTGTTCACTGGAGGCGACATGTTTTCGTATATCACAAAGAAAACTTTTGAAGTTGATTCCTACACGTCGCTAGAGATTGGCTGTAAAgttggttattttataacatctGAATCAGCTAATGCAAGAAGTCACGAACTCGAACCTCCCAATCTGAAGTTTTTACTGCCCGGATCTTTTTCTGTAGTAGCGGATGAATATATACAAGAAACTTTACTTTCTGCTTCAGTGTTCAGTAAAGAATTTAACAGATCAGATTCAGAAGAATTATGTTATTTCGTGTCAATATTCGTAAAAACTGGAGTTCAAATAAAGACGTGGAAAGTGTCTTGTGAATCCGACTATATCTCTATTTTATCTTCATCTAAACAGCCAATCACGACTTATGAAACTTCCTTTAATGTTTCCCAACCAATAGGAATAGGTTTTATGTTTGAAGGAAAAGGTTCTGATGGTGTAGTTGTATATGATGTAGAAATCAAAGGGAAACAAGCTGGAGTTAACTATGCTGTTTATGTTCAACCAGAGTTTGTTGTGTTTCTGATAACCTTGTTATGTACTGTGGCACAAAAGTTTTGA